One window of Trichoderma breve strain T069 chromosome 3, whole genome shotgun sequence genomic DNA carries:
- a CDS encoding ABC transporter transmembrane region domain-containing protein: MNMATLREKLMYAEGILAAMGSGTVLPLMTLIFGNFVSVFTDFALGRIPSEHFRGKVNHYTLYFIYMFIAKAACTYIYMFLFTVVAASVNSAVRQKYVNVVLHQRIAYHETVLTSGAVSLALSTHSNTIRSGLAEKFGLSLRSSSTVVAAFVVALHSQWKLALVTATIIPAAVVAVGITSVFDEKKEASLNAVNAEAATLADEVISSMRTVRALGAEKALGGKYEGMLKRAIAIGLARSPIKGIQAGIYMFMLYGGYALAFWYGLKLYVDGEAATAGTVITTLFSIMIGVNAFSELAGYLGPFLRIKSAGAEIFKVIDMAPTAEPNFGRDKNSNYATGYFQQDIAFDNISFNYPTRKNVTVLKGFSLDIPAGKTTALVGPSGSGKSTVVGLLLRWYDAASGQIKIGESGLHEIPLQTLRANIGLVQQEPYLFTGTVYENIEYGLSGSPLEQLPAEEKKRLIVEACKTSNAHEFVTRLPEGYDTPIGNRGTMLSGGQKQRLAIARAIVKNPPILILDEATSALDVNSEAIVQRALDNACENRTTISIAHRLTTIKAADQIVVMKKGEVAEVGTHMSLLDKEGSIYKRLWEAQMLSQSQHSMEREDEEFETVASDSLLQKELTQVQDAPRAMSEHTSQKLKSRGVFTLVRIILSSQKKHWWVFFIICASATVGGALFPVQAFLYARVVTTFQLTGAALVSHGNFWSLMWFILAIAVGIGYLGVGWAGGALGELVAQAYRYDYLRSMMSQPMAFFDLEENSVGSLLSRLSSDPDAVNALAGSNLAVIVTVGVALISCVVLALATGWKLGLVVLFGGFPFIFGAGVVHERMQNSFEEKSGAMLADSVGFASEAIQAIRTVSALNTEPLIEKKFGKLLDEYSRNAWQYAVRSMTWFALSDSIDLLCMALAFWYGGRLLSFQEYTTTQFFIVFIAIVFGAQTTGQFFAHSSDISQGISSTRAIYELEDSVPDVSSLNQTVPDFSVLNQETPLLEFRDIDFAYPSRPSQRVLKHFNLKLYKGQSIALVGPSGCGKSTIIQLLERFYEPLAGEIMITGTPMQSYAPEISRALFSLVSQEPVLYQGTVEENINLGRSMSLTPNELERVIDQSQLRDLISSLPDGVKTSVGSRGTQLSGGQKQRIAIARAIAMDAPVLLLDEATSALDSESEQLIQAAIREGTQGKTVISIAHRLSTIQHCDCIYVLDGGRIIEKGTHCSLLESKGQYWSMVMAQIGVGES, from the exons ATGAATATGGCGACTCTTCGCGAGAAACTGATGTATGCCGAGGGCATTCTGGCGGCTATGGGATCGGGAACGGTACTGCCTTTGATGACTCTAATTTTTGGCAACTTCGTGTCGGTATTCACCGATTTTGCTTTGGGACGGATCCCCAGCGAGCATTTCCGAGGCAAAGTAAACCACTATAC ACTGTACTTTATCTACATGTTCATCGCAAAGGCAGCATGCACATATATCTACATGTTTCTTTTCACCGTCGTCGCGGCCAGTGTCAATTCGGCTGTTCGACAGAAATATGTAAATGTTGTACTGCATCAACGAATCGCGTATCATGAAACCGTTCTCACCTCCGGAGCGGTTTCCCTCGCTCTCTCCACTCATTCAAATACCATCCGTTCTGGTCTGGCTGAGAAATTCGGCCTGTCACTAAGAAGCAGCTCTACTGTCGTCGCAGCTTTCGTTGTGGCACTTCATTCTCAGTGGAAACTGGCTTTAGTCACAGCTACAATAATTCCGGCCGCGGTTGTGGCGGTCGGAATCACGAGTGTGTTTgacgaaaagaaagaagcaagcctTAACGCCGTCAATGCAGAGGCCGCAACGCTTGCTGATGAAGTGATAAGCTCCATGAGGACCGTCAGAGCGCTTGGAGCTGAAAAGGCTCTAGGCGGCAAATACGAGGGCATGCTGAAGCGCGCCATCGCAATTGGACTTGCTCGATCTCCAATCAAGGGGATCCAGGCTGGGATTTACATGTTCATGCTATATGGAGGATACGCACTCGCCTTTTGGTACGGATTGAAACTATATGTCGATGGCGAAGCGGCAACGGCTGGTACAGTCATCAccactctcttctccatcatgaTTGGTGTAAACGCTTTTTCAGAACTCGCTGGCTATCTTGGACCCTTTTTGCGAATTAAATCTGCTGGAGCCGAGATTTTTAAAGTCATTGATATGGCCCCGACAGCAGAACCGAACTTTGGGCGGGATAAAAACTCCAATTATGCAACGGGCTATTTCCAGCAAGACATCGCCTTTGACAACATATCATTCAATTATCCAACTCGGAAAAATGTTACGGTTCTAAAAGGATTTTCTCTCGATATCCCTGCTGGTAAGACTACTGCTTTAGTCGGGCCCAGTGGTTCCGGCAAGTCAACTGTTGTCGGACTACTTTTGAGATGGTATGATGCTGCGAGTGGGCAGATCAAGATAGGTGAATCCGGATTACATGAAATCCCACTTCAGACGCTGAGGGCAAATATTGGACTTGTGCAACAA GAACCTTACTTGTTCACTGGTACTGTATACGAAAATATCGAGTATGGATTGTCAGGAAGCCCATTGGAGCAGTTACCagctgaagaaaagaagcgccTGATCGTAGAAGCTTGCAAGACTTCCAATGCTCATGAATTTGTCACCAGGCTCCCTGAG GGCTACGACACACCAATTGGAAACCGAGGCACGATGCTTTCTGGTGGCCAGAAACAGCGACTGGCTATTGCTCGAGCAATTGTCAAGAATCCACCCATTCTTATCCTAGATGAGGCTACGAGTGCCCTTGATGTGAACTCAGAGGCCATCGTTCAACGGGCGCTCGATAATGCTTGTGAAAATAGGACGACTATATCGATTGCTCATCGCCTGACCACTATCAAAGCTGCAGACCAGATTGTAGTGATGAAAAAGGGCGAAGTTGCAGAGGTTGGTACACATATGAGCCTACTGGACAAGGAAGGCAGTATTTATAAACGGCTATGGGAGGCGCAAATGTTATCGCAAAGCCAACACTCCATGGAaagagaggatgaagaattCGAAACAGTGGCTAGTGattctctcctccaaaaGGAACTGACGCAGGTGCAAGATGCACCTCGTGCAATGTCGGAGCATACGAGCCAAAAGCTTAAGAGCAGAGGAGTATTTACTCTTGTTAGAATAATCCTTTCTTCTCAAAAGAAGCACTGGTGGGTATTCTTCATTATCTGTGCATCTGCAACTGTTGGAG GTGCTCTATTCCCTGTTCAAGCATTCCTTTACGCCAGAGTCGTGACAACATTCCAGTTGACTGGCGCTGCCCTTGTATCTCACGGTAACTTCTGGAGCCTCATGTGGTTTATACTAGCCATCGCAGTCGGAATCGGGTACCTGGGGGTAGGGTGGGCAGGAGGAGCATTGGGAGAG CTTGTTGCCCAGGCATATCGATATGACTACTTACGCTCCATGATGTCTCAACCCATGGCATTTTttgatcttgaagagaaTTCCGTCGGCAGCTTGCTATCTAGACTCTCGTCAGACCCCGACGCAGTAAACGCTCTTGCTGGTAGCAATCTTGCAGTTATTGTAACGGTCGGAGTCGCATTAATTAGCTGCGTGGTACTTGCTTTGGCTACGGGCTGGAAACTTGGCCTTGTGGTTCTTTTTGGTGGCTTCCCATTCATTTTTGGAGCCGGCGTTGTCCACGAAAGAATGCAGAATTCGTTTGAGGAGAAGTCTGGCGCTATGTTGGCAGACAGTGTTGGCTTCGCCAGCGAGGCTATCCAAGCGATCCGTACAGTGTCGGCGCTGAACACGGAACCCTTGATTGAAAAGAAGTTTGGAAAGTTGCTTGACGAGTATAGCCGCAATGCCTGGCAATATGCGGTACGGAGTATGACTTGGTTTGCTTTGAGCGACAGCATTGACTTGCTCTGCATGGCTCTGGCCTTCTG GTATGGAGGCCGCCTATTATCGTTCCAGGAGTATACAACAACACAGTTTTTTATCGTGTTTATAGCGATCGTATTTGGAGCCCAAACCACAGGGCAATTCTTTGCCCACAGTTCAG ACATATCTCAAGGTATATCGTCGACACGCGCGATTTACGAATTAGAAGATTCCGTGCCGGATGTATCCAGTCTGAATCAAACAGTGCCAGACTTTTCGGTTCTTAACCAAGAGACTCCTCTCCTAGAATTTCGCGATATAGACTTTGCATACCCCTCCAGGCCGTCTCAACGGGTGCTGAAACACTTCAACTTGAAGCTATACAAGGGACAGTCTATTGCTTTGGTTGGTCCGTCTGGATGTGGCAAGTCCACTATaatccagcttctcgagcgATTTTATGAACCCCTAGCAGGAGAAATTATGATTACAGGTACACCAATGCAGAGCTACGCTCCCGAAATCAGTCGAGCGTTATTTTCATTGGTCAGCCAGGAGCCAGTTCTATATCAGGGCACTGTCGAGGAGAATATTAACTTGGGAAGATCGATGTCATTAACGCCAAACGAACTGGAGCGCGTCATTGATCAGTCACAACTTCGTGATTTAATCTCATCCCTCCCAGATGGAGTCAAAACGTCAGTGGGATCTAGAGGTACCCAACTCTCTGGTGGCCAGAAGCAACGTATTGCAATTGCGCGAGCGATTGCTATGGATGCACCGGTTCTACTTCTCGATGAAGCCACCAGCGCTCTGGACAGCGAGAGTGAGCAGCTCATTCAAGCTGCCATTAGAGAGGGCACTCAAGGGAAAACTGTCATATCGATAGCACATCGGCTCTCTACGATCCAGCATTGTGACTGCATTTATGTGCTCGATGGTGGAAGGATAATTGAGAAAGGGACCCACTGTAGCCTCTTGGAATCGAAGGGTCAGTATTGGTCTATGGTGATGGCTCAGATTGGCGTCGGTGAGTCTTGA
- a CDS encoding FAD binding domain-containing protein, translated as MSVPAVAIIGGGPSGLALARLLEVNKIDYVVYERDATSSEEGQGGSLDIHGKTGQVVLKEAGLFDEFKKYARWDATKTLIQDKNGTTHLTFGEEQDSPEIDRASLRKILLESIPPSKIKWNHAVGSVEKLDSGNFSINFKNGISVAGFKLVVGADGAWSKARHLLTSAKPQYSGKHYLEAKISNSNPFHPTIAKLVGSGNLVAMGEAKQVSAQAQGDGSYRIYLGLTVAEDFATNGPVDLSKADGEAARSYFVTNTDFFGTWGSSLKDIITNSEGAFRPWPLYHLPSEALSWASVPGVTVIGDAAHVSTPFVGEGVNCSMYDSFVLASKIAEHGLSQLDAAVAAYEKEMFERGKDLIERSNGSASLLFAQNAPKPLLDVLKSAQ; from the exons ATGTCAGTTCCAGCAGTTGCAATTATTGGAGGCGGTCCTAGTGGCCTTGCCTTGGCACGATTGCTAGAAGTCAACAAGATAGACTACGTTGTCTACGAACGAGATGCAACCTCTTCGGAAGAGGGTCAGGGCGGCTCTCTCGACATTCATGGAAAAACCGGTCAAGTTGTCTTGAAGGAAGCCGGACTGTTTGACGAGTTCAAGAAGTATGCGCGCTGGGACGCCACCAAAACTCTTATTCAGGACAAGAATGGAACCACACATCTTACGTTTGGTGAAGAACAAGATTCCCCGGAGATTGATCGCGCTTCGTTGCGCAAGATTCTGCTCGAGTCCATTCCACCAAGTAAGATCAAATGGAATCACGCCGTTGGTAGTGTGGAAAAGCTCGACTCTGGCAATTTCTCCATCAACTTCAAGAATGGCATTTCCGTTGCAGGCTTCAAACTTGTTGTTGGAGCAGATGGTGCAtggagcaaggcaaggcactTG CTCACCTCAGCAAAGCCTCAATATTCAGGAAAGCATTACCTTGAGGCCAAGATTTCGAACTCAAACCCCTTTCATCCCACTATCGCAAAACTTGTTGGAAGTGGAAATCTCGTGGCTATgggagaagcaaagcaagttTCGGCTCAAGCGCAAGGAGACGGATCTTACCGCATCTATCTCGGTTTGACTGTTGCTGAAGACTTTGCCACAAATGGGCCTGTAGACCTCTCTAAAGCAGACGGTGAGGCTGCACGCAGTTATTTCGTCACCAACACCGATTTCTTCGGCACTTGGGGTTCTTCCCTCAAGGACATCATTACAAACTCTGAAGGTGCCTTCAGGCCCTGGCCGCTTTATCACCTTCCATCTGAGGCACTCTCTTGGGCTTCAGTTCCAGGTGTCACTGTTATCGGCGATGCGGCTCACGTGTCTACCCCGTTTGTGGGAGAGGGTGTCAACTGCTCGATGTATGATTCCTTTGTGCTGGCGTCTAAAATCGCGGAACACGGTTTGAGCCAGCTGGACGCTGCGGTTGCCGCATATGAGAAGGAAATGTTTGAGCGCGGCAAGGACTTGATTGAACGAAGCAACGGTAGTGCAAGCCTTCTGTTTGCACAGAACGCCCCCAAGCCCTTATTAGATGTCCTGAAGTCCGCACAGTAG
- a CDS encoding CVNH domain-containing protein: protein MSFSASANNIWLEDGHILVADVADEEGNWNQSRIDLNNFIGNEDGWFMWDGVNFAESANDIRLEGTLLTAELPMRDGGYRERQGIQLDDRIANINGRLEFN, encoded by the exons ATGTCtttctcagcttcagcaaacAACATTTGGCTAGAGGACGGCCACATCCTCGTTGCCGACgttgcagatgaagaggggaACTGGAACCAATCCCGCATTGACCTCAATAACTTCATTGGCAACGAAGATGGTTGGTTCATGTGGGATGGCGTTA ACTTTGCCGAGTCTGCCAATGATATCCGTCTAGAGGGCACCCTCTTGACCGCTGAGCTGCCAATGCGAGATGGAGGATACCGTGAACGCCAGGGTATCCAGCTGGATGATCGAAttgccaacatcaacggcCGATTAGAG TTTAACTGA